In one Bactrocera tryoni isolate S06 chromosome 5, CSIRO_BtryS06_freeze2, whole genome shotgun sequence genomic region, the following are encoded:
- the LOC120777767 gene encoding tyrosine 3-monooxygenase, giving the protein MMAVAAAQKNREMFAIKKSYSIENGYPSRRRSLVDDARFESLVVKQNKQTVLEEARQKTNDEATLEQCIQQAKGTPIEQEIELQADQSVENVEIPAEVHDIPAEAHNETNNASLGAAAQGEGNNHSNNANDAGLTEEEVLLANAAAESTEAENAVQSAALVVRLKEGISSLGRILKAIETFKGAVQHVESRVSREQGVEHDVLIKVDMTRGNLLQLVRSLRQSGSFQSISLLAEHNISVKAPWFPKHASELDNCNHLMTKYEPDLDMNHPGFADKVYRQRRKEIAEIAFAYKYGDPIPYIEYSDAEVKTWRSVLLTVVDLSKKHACQEYRAAFQKLRDEQIFVEHRLPQLQEMSDFLRRNTGFTLRPAAGLLTARDFLASLAFRIFQSTQYVRHVNSPYHTPEPDCIHELLGHMPLLADPSFAQFSQEIGLASLGASDDEIEKLSTVYWFTVEFGLCKEHGQVKAYGAGLLSSYGELLHAISDKCEHRAFEPASTAVQPYQDQEYQPIYYVAESFEDAKDKFRRWVSTMSRPFEVRFNPHTERVEILDSVDKLDTLVQQMNTEILHLTNAIAKLRRPF; this is encoded by the exons atgATGGCCGTAGCTGCTGCACAAAAGAACCGCGAAATGTTCGCTATCAAAAAATCCTACAGTATTGAG AATGGCTATCCATCACGCCGTCGCTCGTTGGTGGACGATGCGCGCTTTGAAAGCTTGGTTGtcaagcaaaacaaacaaaccgTGCTGGAGGAAGCGCGCCAAAAGACCAACG ACGAAGCTACCTTGGAGCAATGCATTCAGCAAGCTAAGGGCACTCCAATCGAGCAAGAAATCGAACTGCAAGCCGATCAGTCGGTGGAAAATGTGGAGATACCAGCTGAAGTACATGACATCCCAGCAG AAGCCCATAACGAAACCAACAACGCCTCGTTGGGCGCTGCTGCTCAGGGTGAGGGCAATAACCACAGCAACAATGCAAATG ATGCCGGTCTTACCGAAGAGGAAGTTTTGCTTGCCAACGCCGCCGCCGAGTCCACCGAAGCGGAGAATGCCGTGCAGAGTGCTGCGCTCGTCGTACGCCTCAAGGAGGGCATCTCCTCGCTTGGCCGCATACTCAAGGCGATCGAAACGTTCAAGGGCGCCGTACAACATGTCGAATCGCGTGTGTCACGCGAACAAGGCGTCGAACACGACGTACTCATTAAGGTCGATATGACGCGTGGCAACCTATTGCAGCTGGTGCGCTCGCTACGTCAATCGGGCTCGTTCCAAAGCATCAGTCTGTTGGCCGAACATAACATCAGCGTCAAGGCACCATGGTTCCCCAAGCATGCCTCCGAATTGGATAACTGCAATCATTTGATGACCAAATACGAACCCGATTTGGATATGAATCATCCCGGTTTTGCTGATAAAGTCTATCGTCAACGTCGCAAGGAGATCGCCGAAATCGCTTTCGCTTACAAATATGGCGATCCAATCCCATACATTGAATACTCCGATGCTGAGGTTAAGACATGGCGTTCGGTGTTGTTGACTGTTGTCGATTTGTCGAAGAAACACGCTTGCCAGGAATACCGTGCTGCTTTCCAGAAATTGCGCGACGAGCAGATCTTCGTCGAACACCGTCTGCCACAATTGCAAGAGATGTCGGACTTTTTGCGTCGCAACACCGGTTTCACACTGCGTCCCGCTGCCGGTCTGTTGACCGCACGCGACTTCCTCGCCTCGCTGGCATTCCGCATCTTCCAGAGCACACAATATGTGCGCCACGTCAACTCACCATACCACACACCCGAACC CGATTGCATTCACGAATTGCTCGGTCACATGCCGCTCTTAGCTGATCCCAGTTTCGCACAATTCTCACAAGAAATCGGTTTGGCTTCGTTGGGTGCCTCCGATGATGAAATCGAAAAGCTATCCACT GTCTACTGGTTCACCGTTGAGTTTGGTCTCTGCAAGGAACACGGTCAGGTGAAAGCCTACGGCGCTGGTTTGCTCTCGTCATACGGCGAACTCTTGCATGCCATCAGCGACAAGTGCGAACATCGCGCTTTCGAACCAGCCTCCACTGCCGTGCAACCCTACCAAGATCAAGAATACCAGCCCATCTACTATGTGGCCGAGAGTTTTGAAGATGCCAAAGATAAATTCCGTCGCTGGGTGTCAACCATGTCGCGTCCATTCGAGGTGCGCTTCAATCCACACACCGAACGCGTCGAAATTTTGGACTCCGTCGACAAATTGGACACACTGGTGCAGCAAATGAACACGGAAATCCTCCATTTGACAAATGCCATTGCCAAGTTAAGGCGTCCATTCTAA